In a single window of the Pyramidobacter porci genome:
- a CDS encoding TRAP transporter large permease subunit, with amino-acid sequence MEWFWPEGFYTFLMIAVFAFGAFRWKLPIAVAMALAAIVGALAGGEGFPLRHFVEGQFGYLNTILVIATAMVFMKVILRIGLLDALSAWLIRRFRRFPALLSIGLMLIVMVPGMITGSSTASVLTTGALVAPVLRALGVDKVKTGAIISMAALLGMIAPPISIPAMIICAGVDIPYVGFALPLLVCTMPLAVVYALTMIYPAIRKGEDTQALEAHLRTMEREKLGFRLALPVIVLVALFVVEQALASVWPGLGMPLIFLVSAAAGFFAGVRWNFVDTVTEAIDDCLPVLGILMGVGMFIQIMTLIGVQGFIVVSTLSLPSWTLYLGIALIIPLFGAVSSFGASSVLGVPCLLAMLSKDSVVVAAALSLVAALGDLMPPTALAGIFAAQVVEEENYFKILKRCLWPSFILDVWGILIIVYSNDIAALLK; translated from the coding sequence ATGGAGTGGTTCTGGCCGGAAGGTTTTTATACCTTCCTCATGATCGCAGTTTTCGCTTTTGGCGCTTTCCGTTGGAAGCTGCCTATCGCCGTGGCCATGGCCCTGGCCGCGATCGTGGGCGCGCTGGCCGGCGGCGAAGGGTTCCCGCTCCGTCATTTTGTGGAAGGGCAGTTCGGCTATCTGAACACGATTCTTGTGATCGCCACGGCCATGGTCTTTATGAAGGTCATTCTCAGGATCGGCCTGCTTGACGCGCTGTCGGCATGGCTGATTCGCAGGTTCCGCCGTTTCCCGGCGCTGCTCAGTATCGGCCTGATGCTGATCGTCATGGTGCCCGGCATGATCACTGGCTCGTCCACGGCTTCCGTGCTGACCACGGGAGCGCTGGTCGCTCCGGTGCTGAGGGCGCTCGGAGTCGACAAGGTCAAGACGGGCGCGATCATCTCCATGGCCGCCCTGCTGGGCATGATCGCGCCGCCGATCAGCATCCCCGCGATGATCATTTGCGCCGGCGTCGATATCCCTTACGTGGGCTTCGCGCTGCCGCTGCTGGTCTGCACGATGCCGCTGGCGGTCGTCTACGCGCTGACGATGATCTATCCCGCGATCCGTAAAGGCGAAGACACGCAGGCCCTTGAAGCGCACCTGAGAACGATGGAGCGCGAGAAGCTCGGTTTCCGCCTCGCTCTGCCCGTGATCGTGCTGGTGGCGCTGTTTGTCGTCGAGCAGGCGCTGGCTTCCGTCTGGCCGGGGCTTGGCATGCCGCTGATCTTCCTCGTTTCCGCGGCGGCGGGATTCTTCGCGGGAGTGAGATGGAACTTCGTCGACACGGTTACCGAGGCGATCGACGACTGTCTGCCCGTGCTCGGCATCCTCATGGGCGTGGGCATGTTCATCCAGATCATGACGCTGATCGGCGTGCAGGGCTTTATTGTCGTCTCGACGCTGAGCCTGCCGAGCTGGACGCTCTATCTTGGCATCGCGCTGATCATCCCGTTGTTCGGAGCGGTCTCGTCTTTCGGCGCTTCTTCGGTGCTCGGCGTTCCCTGCCTGCTGGCCATGCTCAGCAAGGATTCGGTCGTCGTCGCGGCGGCTCTCAGCCTCGTGGCTGCGCTGGGCGATTTGATGCCGCCGACGGCGCTGGCCGGCATTTTCGCCGCGCAGGTGGTCGAGGAGGAGAACTATTTCAAGATCCTCAAAAGGTGTCTCTGGCCGAGCTTCATCCTCGACGTCTGGGGCATTCTGATCATCGTCTACAGCAACGATATCGCTGCTTTGCTCAAGTAG
- a CDS encoding succinylglutamate desuccinylase/aspartoacylase family protein encodes MEERSRVKGSPLTAVALCALVGLICWLTARSFMSMWKPDVLYPAPGFERHMLSEWEPALKGTHGDTPVYVQKGAEEGGTVFVMGGTHPNEPAGYMGAVMYLERAQVKKGRLIVLPCANMSAFTHNSPQDAAPQRFHIPQEGGKARVFKYGSRATNPIDQWPEPDVYIHYPSGQKLDGGSRSNLNRSYPGTRNDGLTQLVGLAIVELLNKENVDLAFDLHEASPEYPVINATVAHEHSMELAAMVTMELEMMGIPMRLEPSPVNFRGLSHREWGDHCPNVIPILMEAGNPAQGRLRGHTDEALVLTGHDKAYMKAATLGVLFIPYVDRQPLELRTARHVAAVSKYVELLGDVRPGKEIVVEGIPSYEEINEKGLGAWLAPAQ; translated from the coding sequence ATGGAAGAGAGATCTAGGGTCAAAGGCAGTCCTCTCACGGCTGTGGCGCTGTGCGCCTTGGTCGGGCTGATCTGCTGGCTGACGGCGCGGTCGTTCATGTCCATGTGGAAGCCGGATGTCTTGTATCCGGCGCCGGGCTTCGAACGGCATATGCTGTCCGAATGGGAACCCGCCTTGAAAGGGACTCACGGCGACACGCCCGTTTACGTTCAGAAGGGGGCCGAAGAGGGGGGCACGGTCTTCGTTATGGGCGGCACGCATCCTAACGAGCCTGCCGGCTATATGGGCGCCGTCATGTATCTTGAGCGCGCGCAGGTGAAAAAGGGGCGCCTGATCGTGCTGCCCTGCGCCAATATGTCGGCGTTCACTCACAACTCGCCTCAAGACGCGGCTCCCCAGCGCTTCCACATTCCCCAGGAAGGAGGAAAGGCGCGGGTGTTCAAGTACGGTTCGCGCGCCACCAATCCAATCGACCAGTGGCCGGAGCCCGATGTGTATATCCACTATCCTTCCGGTCAGAAACTCGATGGCGGCTCGCGCAGCAATCTGAACCGCTCCTATCCCGGAACGAGGAACGACGGTCTGACGCAGCTGGTCGGCCTCGCCATCGTCGAACTGCTGAACAAGGAAAACGTCGATCTGGCGTTCGACCTTCACGAAGCTTCGCCGGAATACCCCGTCATCAACGCGACGGTCGCTCATGAACACTCCATGGAGCTGGCCGCGATGGTCACGATGGAACTCGAGATGATGGGCATTCCCATGCGGCTCGAGCCTTCGCCGGTGAACTTCCGCGGTTTGAGCCACCGCGAGTGGGGAGATCACTGTCCTAATGTGATCCCGATCCTGATGGAAGCCGGCAATCCGGCGCAGGGGCGTCTGCGCGGCCACACCGATGAGGCGCTGGTGCTCACGGGGCACGACAAGGCTTACATGAAAGCCGCCACGCTCGGCGTGCTGTTCATCCCCTACGTGGACCGGCAGCCGCTTGAATTGAGGACGGCACGCCATGTCGCAGCCGTGAGCAAGTACGTCGAACTGCTTGGCGACGTGCGCCCCGGCAAGGAAATCGTCGTGGAGGGCATCCCTTCGTATGAAGAGATCAACGAAAAGGGGCTCGGCGCCTGGCTGGCCCCGGCGCAATAA
- the ggt gene encoding gamma-glutamyltransferase, translating into MKKLGATLALALVAAAACGAGAVEVKDVYAEHGMVAAAHELAAKAGVEILQKGGNAIDAAVATALALNVVEFNASGIGGGGFMTFYSEKTKDVICLDYREQAPASATKDMFASEQAKKEKWSAYGGKSVGVPGWLKGMTYALENYGTMTFAQVAEPAIRLAEEGFVTDPAQKGFIQDHFETLNQFNEPGTLPFFDEVGLPIEGGTLLKQPALAKTFRLIAEKGIDVFYKGEIGEAICRAVERTGGKMTMEDLANYQMYVRKPVIGTYRGYRIYSVPPASSGGTHVVQLLNIMENYDVKSLGFKSAKKVHVFGEATKMMFADRSKYMADTAYAKVPLAGLQSKEYAREEAGRITDAIVDKPEAGDPWKYDTAEKTSFLGGMGDERFSTSSFSVADQFGNVVTSTNTINFFMGSSVFVPEYGFLINDEMDDFASNPESVNAPEPGKRPLSCMSPTIVLDPEGRPFMSIGSPGATRIITAVAQCIMNAVDHGMTMDEAIEAARFHNQSGNEMRTENDRYDKALLDTLELMGYKISLQEPLYTGGAQGIMFDWNAKGTDKFLNGGADSRRLGAAVGF; encoded by the coding sequence ATGAAGAAATTGGGCGCAACGTTGGCATTGGCTCTGGTCGCCGCTGCTGCATGCGGGGCCGGCGCTGTGGAGGTCAAGGATGTTTACGCCGAGCATGGCATGGTGGCTGCGGCGCACGAATTGGCGGCCAAAGCCGGCGTCGAGATCCTGCAGAAGGGCGGCAATGCGATCGACGCGGCGGTCGCCACGGCTCTGGCGCTGAACGTCGTAGAGTTCAACGCTTCCGGCATCGGCGGCGGCGGATTTATGACCTTCTATTCGGAAAAGACGAAAGACGTGATCTGCCTCGATTACCGCGAGCAGGCTCCCGCTTCGGCCACCAAGGATATGTTCGCGTCCGAGCAGGCCAAGAAGGAAAAGTGGTCGGCCTACGGCGGCAAGTCCGTCGGCGTGCCCGGCTGGCTGAAGGGCATGACCTACGCGCTCGAGAACTACGGCACCATGACCTTTGCCCAGGTTGCCGAACCCGCCATCCGTCTGGCCGAGGAAGGCTTCGTCACCGACCCGGCCCAGAAGGGATTCATTCAGGATCACTTCGAGACGCTGAACCAGTTCAACGAGCCCGGCACGCTGCCTTTCTTCGACGAGGTCGGACTGCCCATCGAGGGCGGCACGCTTCTGAAACAGCCGGCGTTGGCCAAAACCTTCCGTCTGATCGCCGAGAAGGGGATCGACGTGTTCTACAAGGGCGAGATCGGCGAGGCCATTTGCAGGGCCGTGGAGCGCACCGGCGGCAAGATGACCATGGAGGATCTTGCCAATTATCAGATGTACGTCCGCAAGCCCGTCATCGGCACCTATCGGGGTTACCGGATTTATTCCGTGCCTCCCGCGTCGTCCGGCGGCACGCATGTGGTCCAGCTGCTCAACATCATGGAAAACTACGACGTCAAGAGCTTGGGATTCAAGTCCGCGAAGAAAGTTCATGTCTTCGGCGAGGCGACGAAGATGATGTTCGCCGACCGCAGCAAGTACATGGCCGACACTGCTTACGCCAAAGTCCCGCTGGCGGGGCTGCAGTCCAAGGAATACGCCAGGGAGGAAGCCGGCAGGATCACCGACGCGATCGTCGACAAGCCGGAAGCGGGCGATCCCTGGAAGTACGACACGGCGGAGAAGACTTCTTTCCTCGGCGGCATGGGAGACGAGCGTTTCTCGACTTCCAGCTTCTCCGTGGCCGACCAGTTCGGCAACGTCGTCACTTCGACCAACACGATCAACTTCTTCATGGGGTCTTCGGTGTTCGTGCCCGAGTACGGTTTTCTGATCAACGACGAGATGGACGACTTCGCTTCCAATCCGGAAAGCGTCAACGCCCCCGAACCCGGCAAGCGGCCTTTGTCCTGCATGAGCCCCACGATCGTGCTCGATCCCGAAGGGCGTCCTTTCATGAGCATCGGTTCGCCCGGAGCGACCCGTATCATCACCGCCGTGGCTCAGTGCATCATGAACGCCGTCGACCACGGCATGACGATGGACGAGGCGATCGAGGCGGCGCGCTTCCACAATCAGAGCGGCAACGAAATGAGAACCGAAAACGATCGCTACGACAAAGCGCTTCTTGACACGCTCGAACTGATGGGCTACAAGATCTCGCTGCAGGAACCGCTGTACACCGGCGGCGCCCAGGGCATCATGTTCGACTGGAACGCCAAGGGCACCGACAAGTTCCTCAACGGCGGCGCCGACAGCCGTCGTTTGGGAGCGGCCGTCGGCTTCTAG